In Vibrio coralliilyticus, the following are encoded in one genomic region:
- the oppB gene encoding oligopeptide ABC transporter permease OppB, with product MLLYILRRCLIAIPTLLFIALVSFWLMHIAPGGPFDMERPMPEVVRANIEAKFHLNEPFLVQFFIYITNFLQGDLGPSFVYQDFTVTQLVAQSWPVSAILGVISFCISVPLGMLLGTIAALNRNGKVDYLLMSLSMTGVVIPAFVLAPVLVTIFSIQLGWLPAGGWEGGELSFLILPVLSLAIGSVASIARVMRGAMIETLNQPYIRTAKAKGLSTSYILFHHALRPSLIPIIAMLGPSFVAVVTGSVIIDIFFSTGGMGQHFVSGALNRDYGLVMGITLIVASLTIFFNLVVDILYTIIDPRIRI from the coding sequence ATGTTGTTGTACATATTGCGCCGTTGTTTGATTGCCATACCGACATTGCTGTTTATTGCACTGGTGTCGTTTTGGTTAATGCATATCGCGCCCGGCGGCCCATTTGATATGGAACGCCCAATGCCAGAAGTGGTACGGGCAAATATCGAAGCTAAATTTCATTTGAACGAACCCTTTCTGGTTCAGTTTTTCATTTATATCACTAACTTCCTTCAAGGCGATCTCGGCCCAAGCTTTGTCTATCAGGATTTCACCGTCACTCAGCTTGTTGCTCAATCTTGGCCAGTGTCGGCGATCCTTGGTGTTATCTCGTTTTGTATCTCTGTGCCATTAGGCATGTTACTTGGCACCATCGCCGCCTTAAACCGCAATGGAAAAGTTGACTATTTACTTATGTCACTTTCAATGACAGGAGTGGTCATCCCTGCGTTTGTGTTGGCTCCGGTGTTAGTCACGATTTTCTCGATTCAGCTCGGTTGGCTACCCGCCGGTGGGTGGGAAGGGGGTGAGCTCTCTTTCTTGATCTTACCCGTGTTGAGCTTGGCGATTGGATCCGTTGCCAGCATTGCGCGCGTGATGCGCGGTGCCATGATCGAGACGCTCAATCAGCCATACATCCGCACTGCAAAGGCGAAAGGCTTGTCGACCAGCTACATTCTGTTTCATCATGCGCTGCGCCCTTCACTTATCCCTATCATTGCCATGCTCGGCCCCAGCTTCGTCGCGGTAGTAACAGGTTCGGTCATCATCGACATCTTTTTCAGCACTGGCGGCATGGGGCAGCATTTTGTCTCAGGTGCCCTCAACCGAGACTATGGTTTGGTGATGGGCATAACGCTGATCGTCGCCTCTTTGACCATCTTCTTTAATTTGGTGGTCGACATCCTTTACACCATCATCGACCCACGTATTCGAATTTAG
- a CDS encoding ABC transporter permease subunit: MLTKRIDATELTEQMSAQIEAVEGRSLWQDAWTRFRKNRAAMTSVYVLMFIIVCIIFGPQVAAFGHDEIDWNVVVDPYELGKPSFSSGHYFGTDDLGQDIFARTMQGGRLSIMVGFMGALVAVIIGTAWGALSGYIGGMVDSVMMRIIEVLDSVPFMFMVILFVTLFGNNIYLIFVVIGMVSWLGIARVVRGVTFSIKKREFIEAAHSIGVSRFTIVRRHVLPNVLGIVMVYSSLMVPGFIMFESFLSFLGLGVQPPDTSWGILIAEGAKTIDVALWQLMFPSIFLVATLFCFNFIGDGLRDALDPKDR, encoded by the coding sequence ATGTTAACCAAACGCATTGATGCCACGGAACTGACAGAGCAAATGAGTGCTCAGATTGAAGCGGTTGAAGGCCGGAGTCTATGGCAAGATGCCTGGACACGTTTTCGTAAAAACCGCGCCGCCATGACGTCGGTTTATGTCTTGATGTTTATCATCGTATGCATCATTTTTGGCCCGCAGGTCGCGGCATTCGGCCATGATGAGATTGACTGGAATGTCGTCGTCGATCCCTATGAGCTAGGTAAACCATCGTTTAGTTCAGGTCATTACTTTGGTACCGATGATCTTGGTCAGGACATCTTTGCCCGCACCATGCAAGGTGGGCGTCTCTCAATCATGGTCGGGTTTATGGGCGCACTGGTTGCCGTGATTATCGGCACGGCGTGGGGAGCGTTATCTGGCTACATCGGAGGCATGGTCGACAGTGTGATGATGCGAATCATTGAAGTACTCGACTCAGTACCCTTCATGTTTATGGTCATTTTGTTTGTCACCCTGTTCGGCAACAACATCTATCTGATTTTTGTTGTGATTGGCATGGTGTCTTGGCTCGGGATTGCTCGCGTTGTTCGCGGCGTGACCTTTAGTATTAAAAAACGCGAGTTTATCGAAGCCGCCCATTCCATTGGTGTCTCCCGTTTCACTATCGTTCGCCGCCATGTACTGCCTAACGTACTCGGCATTGTGATGGTGTACTCCTCACTTATGGTGCCCGGTTTTATTATGTTTGAATCCTTCCTTAGTTTTCTCGGGCTCGGCGTTCAGCCGCCTGATACGAGCTGGGGCATTCTGATTGCGGAAGGCGCTAAGACCATTGATGTGGCTTTGTGGCAACTGATGTTCCCTTCCATATTCTTAGTCGCCACCCTGTTTTGCTTTAACTTCATCGGTGACGGGCTGCGAGACGCCCTCGACCCTAAAGATCGCTAA